In Streptomyces sp. NBC_01408, one DNA window encodes the following:
- the purD gene encoding phosphoribosylamine--glycine ligase: MKVLVIGGGAREHALCRSLSLDPDVSALYCAPGNAGIAEVAELRPVDALDGAAVAALATELGAGLVVVGPEAPLVAGVADAVRAVGIPVFGPSAEAARLEGSKAFAKDVMAAAGVPTARSYVCTTPEEVDEALDAFGAPYVVKDDGLAAGKGVVVTEDLAAARAHALACDRVVIEEYLDGPEVSLFAITDGVTVLPLQPAQDFKRALDGDEGPNTGGMGAYSPLPWADPKLVDEVMELVLQPTVDELRRRGTPFSGLLYAGLAITSRGTRVIEFNARFGDPETQVVLARLRTPLASVLLNAAKGTLDTEPPLRWREDAAVTVVIASHNYPETPRTGDPIEGLAEVAAEDGPDAYVLHAGTRREGDAVVSAGGRVLSVTATGSDLAQARDKAYKAVARIRLDGSQHRTDIAAKAAERR; encoded by the coding sequence GTGAAGGTCCTCGTCATCGGCGGCGGCGCCCGCGAACATGCCCTGTGCCGCTCTCTGTCCCTCGACCCCGACGTCTCCGCGCTGTACTGCGCTCCCGGCAACGCCGGCATCGCCGAGGTGGCCGAGCTCCGCCCGGTCGACGCCCTCGACGGCGCCGCCGTCGCCGCTCTCGCCACCGAACTCGGCGCCGGCCTGGTCGTCGTCGGCCCGGAGGCCCCGCTGGTCGCCGGGGTCGCCGACGCCGTGCGCGCCGTGGGCATCCCCGTCTTCGGCCCGTCCGCCGAGGCGGCGCGGCTGGAGGGCTCCAAGGCCTTTGCCAAGGACGTGATGGCCGCGGCCGGGGTCCCGACCGCGCGCAGCTACGTCTGCACCACCCCGGAAGAGGTGGACGAGGCCCTCGACGCCTTCGGCGCCCCGTACGTCGTCAAGGACGACGGCCTCGCGGCCGGGAAGGGCGTCGTGGTCACCGAGGACCTGGCGGCCGCCCGGGCGCACGCCCTCGCCTGCGACCGCGTGGTCATCGAGGAGTACCTCGACGGTCCCGAGGTCTCCCTCTTCGCCATCACCGACGGCGTCACCGTGCTGCCGCTCCAGCCCGCGCAGGACTTCAAGCGGGCCCTGGACGGCGACGAGGGCCCCAACACGGGCGGCATGGGCGCGTACTCCCCGCTGCCCTGGGCCGACCCGAAGCTGGTCGACGAGGTCATGGAGCTGGTCCTCCAGCCCACCGTCGACGAGCTCCGCCGCCGCGGCACCCCCTTCTCCGGCCTGCTCTACGCGGGCCTGGCGATCACCAGCCGCGGCACCCGGGTCATCGAGTTCAACGCCCGCTTCGGCGACCCGGAGACCCAGGTGGTCCTGGCCCGGCTGCGCACCCCGCTCGCGAGCGTGCTGCTGAACGCCGCCAAGGGGACCCTGGACACCGAGCCCCCGCTGCGCTGGCGCGAGGACGCGGCCGTCACGGTGGTCATCGCCTCCCACAACTACCCGGAGACCCCGCGCACCGGGGACCCGATCGAGGGCCTGGCCGAGGTGGCCGCCGAGGACGGGCCCGACGCGTACGTGCTGCACGCCGGGACCCGGCGCGAGGGCGACGCGGTCGTCAGCGCGGGCGGCCGCGTGCTGTCGGTGACGGCGACCGGTTCCGACCTGGCGCAGGCCCGGGACAAGGCGTATAAGGCGGTCGCGCGCATCCGGCTGGACGGCTCGCAGCACCGTACGGACATCGCGGCCAAGGCGGCCGAACGCCGCTGA
- a CDS encoding DNA polymerase III subunit gamma and tau, protein MSSLALYRRYRPESFAEVIGQEHVTAPLMQALRNNRVNHAYLFSGPRGCGKTTSARILARCLNCEQGPTPTPCGECQSCRDLARNGPGSIDVIEIDAASHGGVDDARDLREKAFFGPAASRYKIYIIDEAHMVTSAGFNALLKVVEEPPEHLKFIFATTEPEKVIGTIRSRTHHYPFRLVPPGTLRDYLGEVCGREGATVEDGVLPLVVRAGAGSVRDSMSVMDQLLAGAADEGVTYAMATSLLGYTEGSLLDSVIDAFAAGDGAAAFEVVDRVVEGGNDPRRFVADLLERLRDLVILAAVPDAGEKGLIDAPADVVERMQAQASVFGAAELSRAADLVNTGLTEMRGATSPRLQLELICARVLLPAAFDDERSFQARLDRLERGGAAAFAAASAAGVPAAPPVMGYVPGPEAHPMAPAGPGGGVAAARAAVRAPEPEPTVQAPPVAPPAAPAPPVAPAATPVAAAPAPVSPAPAAQAPAPGAWPGAAQPGGGAPGAWPGAAQPGAGAPAAPAAPAAPAATPAPAAGAWPSAAGPGQGAPAAPAPAQAPTPAPAAAPAPSPGMAAGAGQIQAMWPGVLEAVKNRRRFTWILLSQNAQVTGFDGTTLQLGFPNAGARDNFASSGSEDVLKAVLAEQFQVNWKIDAVVGGGAPAPLQTSSYAAPPAPAPAYSPPPQAPAQGSPAQQQPQQPPHASPQQQASAPQPPVRQSPPPVAPEDDFAEEDDPDLVDSALTGHDLIVRELGATVVEEYTNE, encoded by the coding sequence GTGTCGTCCCTTGCGCTGTACCGCCGCTATCGTCCCGAGTCGTTCGCCGAGGTCATCGGGCAGGAGCATGTCACTGCACCGCTGATGCAGGCCCTGCGGAACAACCGGGTCAATCACGCGTACCTGTTCAGCGGGCCCCGCGGGTGCGGCAAGACCACCAGCGCGCGCATCCTCGCCCGGTGTCTGAACTGTGAGCAGGGTCCCACTCCGACCCCCTGCGGGGAGTGCCAGTCCTGCCGCGACCTCGCCCGGAACGGGCCGGGGTCCATCGACGTCATCGAGATCGACGCCGCCTCGCACGGTGGTGTGGACGACGCCCGTGACCTGCGCGAGAAGGCCTTCTTCGGGCCGGCCGCCAGTCGCTACAAGATCTACATCATCGACGAGGCCCACATGGTGACCTCGGCGGGCTTCAACGCGCTGCTGAAGGTGGTCGAGGAGCCGCCGGAGCACCTCAAGTTCATCTTCGCCACCACCGAGCCGGAGAAGGTGATCGGGACCATCCGGTCCCGGACCCACCACTACCCCTTCCGCCTGGTGCCGCCCGGCACGCTGCGGGACTACCTCGGCGAGGTCTGCGGGCGCGAGGGCGCCACCGTCGAGGACGGCGTGCTGCCGCTCGTGGTGCGCGCCGGTGCCGGGTCCGTGCGTGACTCGATGTCCGTGATGGACCAGCTGCTCGCAGGCGCCGCCGACGAGGGTGTGACGTACGCCATGGCGACGTCGCTGCTCGGCTACACCGAGGGGTCCCTGCTCGACTCCGTGATCGACGCCTTCGCCGCCGGGGACGGGGCCGCGGCCTTCGAGGTCGTCGACCGCGTCGTCGAGGGCGGGAACGACCCGCGCCGGTTCGTCGCCGACCTGCTGGAGCGGCTGCGCGACCTGGTCATCCTGGCCGCCGTGCCCGACGCCGGGGAGAAGGGGCTGATCGACGCCCCCGCCGATGTCGTGGAGCGGATGCAGGCGCAGGCCTCGGTGTTCGGGGCGGCCGAGCTGTCGCGGGCCGCCGATCTGGTCAACACCGGGCTCACCGAGATGCGCGGGGCGACCTCGCCGCGGCTCCAGCTCGAACTGATCTGTGCCCGTGTGCTGCTGCCCGCCGCCTTCGACGACGAGCGGTCCTTCCAGGCCCGGCTCGACCGGCTGGAGCGGGGCGGGGCCGCCGCCTTCGCGGCAGCCTCCGCGGCCGGCGTGCCCGCGGCTCCGCCCGTCATGGGCTACGTGCCCGGGCCCGAGGCACATCCCATGGCGCCCGCCGGGCCGGGCGGGGGCGTCGCCGCCGCGCGTGCCGCCGTACGGGCTCCCGAGCCCGAGCCGACGGTTCAGGCCCCGCCCGTGGCCCCGCCTGCCGCACCCGCCCCGCCTGTCGCACCCGCAGCCACACCCGTCGCAGCCGCACCCGCTCCCGTCTCCCCGGCCCCCGCAGCCCAGGCCCCCGCGCCCGGCGCCTGGCCCGGTGCGGCTCAGCCCGGCGGCGGTGCCCCCGGCGCCTGGCCCGGTGCGGCACAGCCGGGAGCCGGCGCCCCGGCGGCCCCCGCAGCCCCAGCGGCCCCCGCGGCCACGCCCGCCCCGGCGGCCGGAGCATGGCCGAGCGCGGCCGGACCCGGCCAGGGAGCCCCCGCGGCCCCCGCGCCCGCCCAGGCCCCGACCCCCGCCCCGGCGGCGGCCCCCGCACCCTCCCCCGGCATGGCCGCCGGCGCCGGGCAGATCCAGGCGATGTGGCCCGGCGTCCTGGAGGCCGTCAAGAACCGCCGCCGCTTCACCTGGATCCTGCTCAGCCAGAACGCCCAGGTCACCGGCTTCGACGGCACCACCCTCCAGCTCGGCTTCCCCAATGCCGGAGCCCGCGACAACTTCGCGAGCAGCGGCAGCGAGGACGTGCTCAAGGCGGTCCTGGCCGAGCAGTTCCAGGTCAACTGGAAGATCGACGCCGTGGTGGGCGGCGGAGCCCCCGCTCCGCTCCAGACCTCCTCGTACGCCGCACCGCCCGCGCCCGCCCCGGCCTACAGCCCGCCGCCGCAGGCTCCGGCGCAGGGCTCCCCCGCCCAGCAGCAGCCGCAGCAGCCGCCCCACGCGTCACCCCAGCAGCAGGCCTCCGCCCCGCAGCCCCCCGTACGGCAGTCGCCCCCGCCGGTCGCCCCCGAAGACGACTTCGCCGAGGAGGACGATCCCGACCTCGTCGACAGCGCGCTGACCGGACACGACCTCATCGTGCGCGAGCTCGGAGCGACCGTTGTGGAGGAATACACGAATGAGTAG
- a CDS encoding GntR family transcriptional regulator — translation MLLRLDTADSRPLHEQVAGAIRRAIADGECAPGDRLPPARDLSRALGVNANTVLRGLRALRDEGVLEFRRGRGVTVAEGADQRSELLDRARQLVTDAARQGYSKSDLIELIRELS, via the coding sequence ATGCTGCTGAGACTGGACACCGCAGACAGTCGGCCCCTGCACGAGCAGGTGGCAGGCGCGATCCGGCGCGCCATCGCCGACGGGGAGTGCGCGCCGGGGGACCGGCTGCCGCCCGCCCGCGACCTCTCCCGGGCCCTGGGCGTCAACGCCAACACCGTGCTGCGGGGCCTTCGGGCCCTTCGGGACGAGGGGGTGCTGGAGTTCCGGCGGGGCCGCGGGGTGACGGTCGCCGAAGGCGCGGACCAGCGGTCGGAACTGCTGGACAGAGCGCGACAGCTGGTCACCGACGCAGCGCGTCAGGGCTATAGCAAGAGCGATCTCATCGAGCTGATCAGGGAGCTTTCGTGA